In Camelina sativa cultivar DH55 chromosome 16, Cs, whole genome shotgun sequence, a single window of DNA contains:
- the LOC104753033 gene encoding kinesin-like protein KIN-14G isoform X1 produces the protein MGSRLGQDANMNGVYLRSDGSSILSFDGSESRESMDDDNKKGHQSLVEWLNETLPYLKLPWEASEDELRSCLRDGTVLCSLLNQLSPGSMRMGGSFEPASIKIERFLTAMDEMALPRFEVSDIEQGDMVPVLQSLKALKASFSDGSYDKNSLSARRRWSLPEDHSDSRGDERNLTDEFQSKEGSEIDISDAKISELLKSNSLRNAPTRSLFDMLDKLLDESMTKMNGHVSHAMASLLSALVQVIEQRISNQADNLKNQNILFRVREEKYRSRIKVLETLAAGTTKENETVTNCMEHIKLEKNRIEERERSEEKDVVKLRKEKDRSDAEIRKLKQELKVVKETHEKQCLDLEAKAQKTRDELEKKLKDAELHVVDSSRKVKELEKLCQSKSQRWEKKECIYQNFIDNHSGTLQELNATSMSIKHEVLMTQRKYFEDLNYYGLKLKGVADAAKNYHVVLEENRRLYNEVQELKGNIRVYCRIRPFLPGQNNRQTSIEYIGENGEMMVANPLKQGKDSHRLFKFNKVFGQAATQEEVFLDTQPLIRSILDGYNVCIFAYGQTGSGKTYTMSGPSITSKEDWGVNYRALNDLFLLTQSRQNTVVYEVGVQMVEIYNEQVRDILSDGGSSRRLGIWNTALPNGLAVPDASMHCVRSTEDVLELMNIGLMNRTVGATALNERSSRSHCVLSVHVRGVDVETDSVLRGSLHLVDLAGSERVDRSEATGDRLKEAQHINKSLSALGDVIFALAHKNPHVPYRNSKLTQVLQSSLGGQAKTLMFVQVNPDGDSYAETVSTLKFAERVSGVELGAAKSNKEGRDVRQLMEQVSNLKDVIAKKDEELLNFQKLKGNNATVLKRGLSNLRLVGPSSPRRHSIGASPNARRGKASGLFGRGTSDVDNCSEYSSKHSDSGSQHSSDERKHGKDFHQPSKFAGGAKGIDFDDEDVELVGLADADSEDRLSDISDSCLSMGTETDGSISSAVELTLFPETAKPLEITERPEAQMTSEKPEKSVKMGKTDPKDSRTTIPSKIPKQTLKPPGQTRPSRLSIATSSSSKVLTGAKRPTISTSSSAKPLNRKR, from the exons GTCATCAGAGTTTGGTGGAGTGGTTAAATGAGACACTTCCTTATTTGAAGTTACCATGGGAAGCTTCAGAGGATGAACTGAGATCATGCTTGAGGGATGGAACTGTATTGTGTAGCCTTTTAAATCAGCTTAGTCCTGGGTCAATGAGAATg GGAGGCAGCTTTGAGCCCGCTAGTATAAAAATTGAACGGTTTCTGACTGCTATGGATGAAATGGCCCTGCCTAGGTTCGAAGTTTCAGACATAGAAcag gGCGATATGGTGCCAGTTTTACAGTCCCTTAAGGCGCTTAAAGCAAGTTTTTCCGATGGTAGTTATGATAAGAATTCACTATCTGCAAGGAGGCGATGGAGCCTGCCAGAGGACCACTCAGATTCGAGAGGGGATGAGCGCAACCTTACTGATGAATTCCAGTCGAAGGAAGGATCTGAGATTGATATATCTGATGCTAAAATTTCGGAATTACTTAAATCAAACAGTTTACGA AATGCTCCGACTAGGTCACTGTTTGACATGCTGGATAAGCTTCTAGATGAGAGCATGACGAAAATGAATGGACATGTGTCTCAT GCTATGGCATCTCTCTTGAGCGCGCTTGTGCAAGTGATTGAACAGAGAATCTCAAATCAAGCTGATAACCTAAAGAAC caaaatatactctttagggTACGTGAAGAAAAATACAGGTCAAGAATAAAGGTCTTAGAAACCTTGGCAGCTGGGACAACAAAGGAAAACGAG ACTGTTACGAACTGTATGGAGCATATAAAG CTTGAGAAAAACAGaatagaagagagagaaaggtcaGAAGAAAAGGATGTGGTGAAACTGAGAAAGGAAAAAGATCGCAGTGATGCTGAGATTCGCAAGCTGAAGCAGGAACTCAAAGTGGTGAAAGAGACACATGAAAAACAATGCTTGGATTTAGAAGCAAAAGCACAAAAAACTAGAGACGAATTGGAGAAGAAGTTAAAAGATGCTGAGTTACATGTTGTAGATTCCAGTAGGAAGGTGAAAGAACTTGAGAAGCTGTGCCAATCTAAATCTCAAAGATGGGAGAAAAAAGAATGTATCTATCAAAACTTTATAGACAACCATTCAGGAACATTGCAG GAGCTGAATGCTACTTCCATGTCTATAAAACATGAAGTATTAATGACACAGAGGAAATACTTTGAGGATCTAAATTACTATG GTTTGAAGCTCAAAGGAGTTGCTGATGCAGCGAAAAATTATCATGTGGTCCTTGAAGAAAATCGAAGACTCTACAATGAAGTGCAAGAATTGAAAG GAAATATTAGAGTCTATTGTCGGATAAGACCATTCCTTCCAGGGCAAAACAATAGACAGACAAGTATAGAGTACATTGGTGAGAATGGTGAAATGATGGTTGCGAATCCTTTAAAGCAAGGGAAAGATAGCCATAGGttgtttaaatttaacaaagtttTCGGTCAGGCGGCAACTCAAG AGGAGGTTTTCCTAGATACTCAACCATTAATTCGATCAATTCTAGATGGCTACAATGTTTGTATATTTGCCTATGGTCAGACGGGTTCTGGTAAAACTTATACAATG AGTGGGCCAAGCATCACTTCAAAAGAAGATTGGGGTGTCAATTATAGAGCTCTGAATGATTTGTTTCTCTTAACTCAGAGTAGACAAAACACTGTCGTGTATGAAGTTGGTGTTCAAATGGTGGAGATATATAACGAGCAAGTTCGTGACATACTTTCAGATGGTGGCTCCAGTCGAAG ATTAGGGATTTGGAATACTGCTTTACCAAATGGGCTAGCAGTCCCTGATGCAAGCATGCATTGTGTGAGATCAACTGAAGATGTGCTTGAGCTGATGAATATTGGATTAATGAACAGAACCGTAGGGGCTACAGCTCTCAATGAAAGAAGCAGTAGATCACACTG TGTTCTTTCTGTTCATGTGCGTGGTGTCGATGTGGAAACGGACTCAGTTTTGCGTGGTAGTTTACATTTAGTTGATCTCGCGGGGAGTGAAAGAGTTGATCGCTCTGAGGCTACCGGAGATAGGCTCAAGGAAGCTCAACATATCAACAAATCTCTCTCAGCCCTTGGAGACGTCATCTTTGCTTTAGCACACAAGAACCCTCATGTTCCCTACAGAAACAGCAAATTGACTCAAGTCCTTCAAAGTTCCTTGG GAGGACAAGCCAAAACTCTTATGTTTGTCCAAGTCAATCCTGATGGAGACTCATATGCTGAGACCGTAAGCACATTGAAATTCGCGGAAAGGGTTTCTGGTGTGGAGTTAGGTGCTGCAAAAAGCAATAAAGAGGGTCGAGATGTAAGACAACTCATGGAACag GTATCAAATTTGAAGGATGTAATTGCTAAAAAAGATGAAGAGCTTCTGAATTTTCAGAAGCTAAAAGGTAATAATGCAACAGTCCTGAAACGTGGTTTAAGCAATTTAAGGTTGGTGGGACCTTCATCACCTAGACGACATTCTATTGGAGCTTCACCAAATGCTCGTCGAGGAAAGGCCTCTGGTTTATTTGGAAGAGGGACCTCAGATGTTGACAACTGCTCCGAATATAGTAGCAAGCATTCTGATTCTGGTTCACAACATTCATCAGATGAACGTAAACATGGCAAGGATTTTCACCAACCATCTAAATTTGCTGGTGGGGCAAAaggaattgattttgatgatgaagatgttgaaCTCGTAGGCCTTGCAGATGCAGATTCTGAGGACAGATTGAGTGATATCTCTGATAGTTGTCTTTCAATGGGAACAGAAACTGATGGATCCATATCCAGTGCGGTGGAGTTGACTCTTTTCCCTGAAACTGCTAAGCCTCTTGAAATAACCGAACGACCTGAAGCACAGATGACCTCTGAGAAACCTGAGAAATCAGTGAAAATGGGTAAAACCGACCCAAAAGACAG CAGAACTACTATTCCATCAAAAATTCCGAAGCAGACCTTGAAACCACCAGGCCAAACCAGACCTTCTCGTCTGTCAATTGCCACTAGCTCCTCCTCAAAGGTTTTAACAG GTGCTAAAAGACCAACAATTAGCACTTCATCTTCAGCAAAACCACTCAACAGAAAGCGGTGA
- the LOC104753033 gene encoding kinesin-like protein KIN-14G isoform X2, protein MGSRLGQDANMNGVYLRSDGSSILSFDGSESRESMDDDNKKGHQSLVEWLNETLPYLKLPWEASEDELRSCLRDGTVLCSLLNQLSPGSMRMGGSFEPASIKIERFLTAMDEMALPRFEVSDIEQGDMVPVLQSLKALKASFSDGSYDKNSLSARRRWSLPEDHSDSRGDERNLTDEFQSKEGSEIDISDAKISELLKSNSLRNAPTRSLFDMLDKLLDESMTKMNGHVSHAMASLLSALVQVIEQRISNQADNLKNQNILFRVREEKYRSRIKVLETLAAGTTKENETVTNCMEHIKLEKNRIEERERSEEKDVVKLRKEKDRSDAEIRKLKQELKVVKETHEKQCLDLEAKAQKTRDELEKKLKDAELHVVDSSRKVKELEKLCQSKSQRWEKKECIYQNFIDNHSGTLQELNATSMSIKHEVLMTQRKYFEDLNYYGLKLKGVADAAKNYHVVLEENRRLYNEVQELKGNIRVYCRIRPFLPGQNNRQTSIEYIGENGEMMVANPLKQGKDSHRLFKFNKVFGQAATQEEVFLDTQPLIRSILDGYNVCIFAYGQTGSGKTYTMSGPSITSKEDWGVNYRALNDLFLLTQSRQNTVVYEVGVQMVEIYNEQVRDILSDGGSSRRLGIWNTALPNGLAVPDASMHCVRSTEDVLELMNIGLMNRTVGATALNERSSRSHCVLSVHVRGVDVETDSVLRGSLHLVDLAGSERVDRSEATGDRLKEAQHINKSLSALGDVIFALAHKNPHVPYRNSKLTQVLQSSLGGQAKTLMFVQVNPDGDSYAETVSTLKFAERVSGVELGAAKSNKEGRDVRQLMEQVSNLKDVIAKKDEELLNFQKLKGNNATVLKRGLSNLRLVGPSSPRRHSIGASPNARRGKASGLFGRGTSDVDNCSEYSSKHSDSGSQHSSDERKHGKDFHQPSKFAGGAKGIDFDDEDVELVGLADADSEDRLSDISDSCLSMGTETDGSISSAVELTLFPETAKPLEITERPEAQMTSEKPEKSVKMGKTDPKDRTTIPSKIPKQTLKPPGQTRPSRLSIATSSSSKVLTGAKRPTISTSSSAKPLNRKR, encoded by the exons GTCATCAGAGTTTGGTGGAGTGGTTAAATGAGACACTTCCTTATTTGAAGTTACCATGGGAAGCTTCAGAGGATGAACTGAGATCATGCTTGAGGGATGGAACTGTATTGTGTAGCCTTTTAAATCAGCTTAGTCCTGGGTCAATGAGAATg GGAGGCAGCTTTGAGCCCGCTAGTATAAAAATTGAACGGTTTCTGACTGCTATGGATGAAATGGCCCTGCCTAGGTTCGAAGTTTCAGACATAGAAcag gGCGATATGGTGCCAGTTTTACAGTCCCTTAAGGCGCTTAAAGCAAGTTTTTCCGATGGTAGTTATGATAAGAATTCACTATCTGCAAGGAGGCGATGGAGCCTGCCAGAGGACCACTCAGATTCGAGAGGGGATGAGCGCAACCTTACTGATGAATTCCAGTCGAAGGAAGGATCTGAGATTGATATATCTGATGCTAAAATTTCGGAATTACTTAAATCAAACAGTTTACGA AATGCTCCGACTAGGTCACTGTTTGACATGCTGGATAAGCTTCTAGATGAGAGCATGACGAAAATGAATGGACATGTGTCTCAT GCTATGGCATCTCTCTTGAGCGCGCTTGTGCAAGTGATTGAACAGAGAATCTCAAATCAAGCTGATAACCTAAAGAAC caaaatatactctttagggTACGTGAAGAAAAATACAGGTCAAGAATAAAGGTCTTAGAAACCTTGGCAGCTGGGACAACAAAGGAAAACGAG ACTGTTACGAACTGTATGGAGCATATAAAG CTTGAGAAAAACAGaatagaagagagagaaaggtcaGAAGAAAAGGATGTGGTGAAACTGAGAAAGGAAAAAGATCGCAGTGATGCTGAGATTCGCAAGCTGAAGCAGGAACTCAAAGTGGTGAAAGAGACACATGAAAAACAATGCTTGGATTTAGAAGCAAAAGCACAAAAAACTAGAGACGAATTGGAGAAGAAGTTAAAAGATGCTGAGTTACATGTTGTAGATTCCAGTAGGAAGGTGAAAGAACTTGAGAAGCTGTGCCAATCTAAATCTCAAAGATGGGAGAAAAAAGAATGTATCTATCAAAACTTTATAGACAACCATTCAGGAACATTGCAG GAGCTGAATGCTACTTCCATGTCTATAAAACATGAAGTATTAATGACACAGAGGAAATACTTTGAGGATCTAAATTACTATG GTTTGAAGCTCAAAGGAGTTGCTGATGCAGCGAAAAATTATCATGTGGTCCTTGAAGAAAATCGAAGACTCTACAATGAAGTGCAAGAATTGAAAG GAAATATTAGAGTCTATTGTCGGATAAGACCATTCCTTCCAGGGCAAAACAATAGACAGACAAGTATAGAGTACATTGGTGAGAATGGTGAAATGATGGTTGCGAATCCTTTAAAGCAAGGGAAAGATAGCCATAGGttgtttaaatttaacaaagtttTCGGTCAGGCGGCAACTCAAG AGGAGGTTTTCCTAGATACTCAACCATTAATTCGATCAATTCTAGATGGCTACAATGTTTGTATATTTGCCTATGGTCAGACGGGTTCTGGTAAAACTTATACAATG AGTGGGCCAAGCATCACTTCAAAAGAAGATTGGGGTGTCAATTATAGAGCTCTGAATGATTTGTTTCTCTTAACTCAGAGTAGACAAAACACTGTCGTGTATGAAGTTGGTGTTCAAATGGTGGAGATATATAACGAGCAAGTTCGTGACATACTTTCAGATGGTGGCTCCAGTCGAAG ATTAGGGATTTGGAATACTGCTTTACCAAATGGGCTAGCAGTCCCTGATGCAAGCATGCATTGTGTGAGATCAACTGAAGATGTGCTTGAGCTGATGAATATTGGATTAATGAACAGAACCGTAGGGGCTACAGCTCTCAATGAAAGAAGCAGTAGATCACACTG TGTTCTTTCTGTTCATGTGCGTGGTGTCGATGTGGAAACGGACTCAGTTTTGCGTGGTAGTTTACATTTAGTTGATCTCGCGGGGAGTGAAAGAGTTGATCGCTCTGAGGCTACCGGAGATAGGCTCAAGGAAGCTCAACATATCAACAAATCTCTCTCAGCCCTTGGAGACGTCATCTTTGCTTTAGCACACAAGAACCCTCATGTTCCCTACAGAAACAGCAAATTGACTCAAGTCCTTCAAAGTTCCTTGG GAGGACAAGCCAAAACTCTTATGTTTGTCCAAGTCAATCCTGATGGAGACTCATATGCTGAGACCGTAAGCACATTGAAATTCGCGGAAAGGGTTTCTGGTGTGGAGTTAGGTGCTGCAAAAAGCAATAAAGAGGGTCGAGATGTAAGACAACTCATGGAACag GTATCAAATTTGAAGGATGTAATTGCTAAAAAAGATGAAGAGCTTCTGAATTTTCAGAAGCTAAAAGGTAATAATGCAACAGTCCTGAAACGTGGTTTAAGCAATTTAAGGTTGGTGGGACCTTCATCACCTAGACGACATTCTATTGGAGCTTCACCAAATGCTCGTCGAGGAAAGGCCTCTGGTTTATTTGGAAGAGGGACCTCAGATGTTGACAACTGCTCCGAATATAGTAGCAAGCATTCTGATTCTGGTTCACAACATTCATCAGATGAACGTAAACATGGCAAGGATTTTCACCAACCATCTAAATTTGCTGGTGGGGCAAAaggaattgattttgatgatgaagatgttgaaCTCGTAGGCCTTGCAGATGCAGATTCTGAGGACAGATTGAGTGATATCTCTGATAGTTGTCTTTCAATGGGAACAGAAACTGATGGATCCATATCCAGTGCGGTGGAGTTGACTCTTTTCCCTGAAACTGCTAAGCCTCTTGAAATAACCGAACGACCTGAAGCACAGATGACCTCTGAGAAACCTGAGAAATCAGTGAAAATGGGTAAAACCGACCCAAAAGACAG AACTACTATTCCATCAAAAATTCCGAAGCAGACCTTGAAACCACCAGGCCAAACCAGACCTTCTCGTCTGTCAATTGCCACTAGCTCCTCCTCAAAGGTTTTAACAG GTGCTAAAAGACCAACAATTAGCACTTCATCTTCAGCAAAACCACTCAACAGAAAGCGGTGA